In Trichoplusia ni isolate ovarian cell line Hi5 chromosome 13, tn1, whole genome shotgun sequence, the genomic window atgttggggtcggtttcgtttaaccggttttagctaagtaccagtgctgcctatctgacctcctcaacccagttacttgggaaAATGAAAGCTaattatttcacgttaaataaacaaaaagaaccACCAAAAGATTTCGAAGTACGTACGAAAAcgtaaaaaaagaatcaaatttaGAACCtactccttttttttaatattccacaactatcacacagcgccatctagtctcaaactaagcaaaaattgagtactagacaactaataaatatacttatacattCAAATACTTACATTTTCTCAAGAAATTaaacccagacacaaaacaaatgatcgttaCAAACAGTACTAATAAACTTATCTCATCGTATCGAATAACTTTCCACgtttatcgataaataatttcatcGATATTAAATATCGATCAATCGACGTCTCTATAACAGAATTGCTGTCTCACAACAAGCCGTTGTTACTCAAGAAATATGTCAAACGTATTACGTATAACTGAAAATTCTTATGTTTAtcacaaaatcatattttaaatttctatttatAGACTTTTgcctatattttatttgaaggcgTAGTCTTATATTGTTGGGATGATAAACAatcattgatcaaaaaactTGTTCGCTGTCATgtcaatagttttaaatttaaatgcgaTCCACAATATATTCTTTGTGAAAAAAgttgttatctatactaatatataaagctggagagtttgtttgtttgtttgtttgtttgaacgcgctaatctcaggaactactggtccaaattgaaaaattctttttgtgttggatagaccatcacgctgcgattaataggagcgaagataaaatggaaaatgtaaaaaaacagggcaggtataaatcataacttatatcttctacccacggggacgaagtcgcgggcaacagctagtataatcaTAAAAGGAACAGAAAAGTTTTGTACTGAAAAGAGTAATAGGGTTTCGGTTCACCATTTGAGTAAGCAACTCGAGCTTAAAGACTAGTAAAGAACCTTTTTTTACTAGCCAGCTATGTAATCATTCGCAATCACGATTTCGAAGCTGCGACCTTGTTTACATAAACCATTTAACCACTAAGCTACTATGAGCGATTCTATCTTGTGAGAGATACTCTCGATATCAATCAACACTTAAATTACAAAAGTCTTTGTTTagacgcgctaatctcaggaactaagggtatgattttttttaaatatttcgggGTTAGATAGCCAATTTTTTTAAGGCAtgcttaaagaaatatattattaaatagggtgcaatctaaaactattaatccaAATCTTTATAACCACGCTGACAAAGGCGAGCGCAACgcctagttataaaataattcttaaaaataatcttcGTAACAGCATTACCTAAAAACCGATCTATTTTAAACAAGGCTTACGTCACGGTTGAAAATTGGTCTCTAAACAGAAAAGAGGTGAAATGCTTAAAATGCGCCGACCGCATGTCACTCGAGGAAACCATTTCCGTGCACCTTTCACATTTAAAAGTATACAAAGCTATTTGTGTATCGTGTTGCTCTAAAGTGCTTTGGAAAGACGAGAGAGTTTATCTAAGGCTTATTAGCTTAGTTTTACTTTGCGATTAATTTttagtacatattatttttgttactattttttaGGCTATGTCACAACATTTTAAGGCGTGACGttttaacgcttaccgcgcgagctggttccatgaggcccagaacaAAGAATCGTGGTAGGATTTCGGgcaggcctttgcccagctgtagAACACAgtgggctaaataaaaaaaggtttttgttccACTGCTTGGCAAAGGCCTTAATCTTCTCTTTCCATTTATCCCTAGGCAAGAGTTTTATACAAAGTACATATACAAGACATACATTTAATGTAGACTAGCTGGTGCACGGGACTTTGTCTAAACGAGATTAACAGCCATAAGAAAGATACAAGAAGCGACAATGATTACCTTATGATCTTTTAAGACAAAAAACTAACCCTTAGAAATAACCTCGATTGATTAACCTTTATTCTCGATTTCGTAAATAGATAGAGAGATAACCAAATTAGACACACCAGTAACCATTTTAATCAACCTAGGATCTATAactatcaaacaaaaacaaagcaaaataaatatccGTATTGAAACTCATAAAGTCTCCAATCTAagctttgatataaaaaaaacacctttaaaTCTCTAATCTGATAAAGAAACGAAAACCTTTAAGGAACCAAGCAAAGCCGCATTTCATAACAGATTACTTTAATAATCAATTCTTTAAGATCTCGCCATATTAAATTCTGAAAGAACGGGGAGTGCgagtctttaaaattaaatctcaccattttttttatcgtaactCACTTGTGGATCTGTTTCCAATTTGCGAAGATTGCCTTTAAAATTTTCCCGAAGAAAAATAAGAAGGTATTAAAGAAGTTATTGAAAGATGTAATAACGATTGTATTAACGGGGATTTTAGGGATGGAGTTTGTAAGGTGTGATGATGCTTTAAAACGGAAATTTGTTGGTCATGATGTTTTTGAGGGAAAATGATGATAATGACAATTTTTTCAGTATCTGTCTAAGAGTGTCATGCATAATACCGAAATAAGTTAATAACAGTGAATGAAAtttaatcgtgacgtcacagttgtgtgaattattttacgaaatcgttacgtcacaagccctgTCCTGAACTTTAAAGCAGTCAGTTTATCTTTGacattttttgttgttcataaaaagcaaaaaaatactgtcTTATATTGTTTGATTATCTATCTGAGAGACTtcatagttttttctttttacatacAATTTCCATTTTCTATGATTACCGACTGTTCTGGAATTTTCGGACTTAActtgttaaaaaacaacaagtaaataaaaaccaagtagttgtttctttgtttaattaatttaatttaaaactaccaTAATGCCTAATTGAATATcttacgaaatatatttaaaatcgttAAAACTCATTCATACATTGTacgatttattaaataagactAATACTAGATAATATCAAGAACATTTCCTATACTAGTTTTAGTTCAGACATACAGCTTAATCATTTCATCAGCGGCTACAGCAATAGCTTTCCAAACATCATCAACTATTTCCCCAATATCCGTCTCAGGAATAACCACACCATCATCACCCTGAGCCACATCTATATTGAAGGTATAAAGAATATCATTCTCTCTAGCATAATCACTACTGGTTCCAGAAGCCCGGTCAAAGATTGAGGATCCTACACCCAATTTGTAAGgatttttcatacttttaacCATCTCAAGGCCTAAAAGATGATGTTGTCTGAACATCCCACTAGCTGCCCTTTCGTAATTCCATGGGTAAGAAATGTATCCTCCATTGTTTTGTAAGGAGATGTAAAGTTTGATTCTAGATTTGTTTTCTTGGATGATGTCTTTGATCATTTGGGCTTCGATTTCGGAGAAGGCTTCGACGCCGGCGTACAGGTGGCTGCAGGGGCTGGAGCTGGAGTCGAAGTGGAGCCAGTCTAGGTCGAAATTCCTGTTGATGTTGACACCGGGACAGATGATGCCGAGGTTGCTTCTTGTGCTTCTTGATTTTGTCCACAAGCGAAGCTGGAATTATGAAATGCTATTAGGTGGTACGTACAAAAAAAACTGCAGCACGTCTATCATCACCAGTCAAAAtctgttttaagtttaatagctaacttctaaaaatatttacatagtaatttcatttagaatagaaaatcgtggagaaggatttgggggaggcctttgcccagtagtgggacacagtgggctaggaaataaaaaacatttcatcaaaTGGTTCAATCCAGGAAATAAACCATTGTCTCTAATAATTTCAAGCTATCCGTTGCAGAATTGCTCTATACccaaaaaataatgagtttccaagttatttatgttgaatctgagtttaaatataatatgcatGAAAATGCCGTGTACCCGATAACAGATTTTTCAACATGTTGATATAACCAAAATGAAAAATGGgtgaaatatttttctgttaaacTATCAATCATTTTTGTTCAACTGTTCAATACGTTCACTTCGCTTTATTTATCCggagttttgtttaattacaaaatgtttgaagTTGAACAGTTAATTACTTTCAGCAAAATATGAACTAGTTATTTCAATACGTGTGTTCGGACAGCAAGGATTATACTGTAAAATGTTCTGACATATTATTTGACAGAACGAAAATTGAGTCATAtttgaaatgttataataacagttattgaGGAGTTTTATACAAATCTcccactaaggaatttaatccttgtgttgcaggGGTTTCactaatattcaagtcacatgcactaagcctaccagactcgggacaagcattcgtagatcataAAAACACTTCACCTATACGACACGTCGCTCACAGTGAGTTCAGCATGGTGTTTTAATTACTCAGCTAGCCATGGTATCAAGTTATAACcggaattttaaatgtatttgattCGAAAATCAATTTCGGTttaaacaatgtaataaaaacacacacacatgccaattattattgaaaaatggACATCGTTAGCAGGCATAACAGGAAcagaaaatgaaacaaaaatatacccTTTAGAACATTGGCTAGCAATTTGTAGATAGGGAGATagcaaatatttcaaacattttcttcAGGCGCTATTAATTTTGTAGGCCCAGAAAACTATGAGATTATTACCCGTGCGAATGTATTCATAAGTCCTTAACTCGTATTTATTCATCGACATACTATCTCTGTTTTATGTCGATGGAAATTATCGCCCTATAAGAAATTATAACTTTAGCACTAGATTCACCACCATCGTCGTGGCCTTTTTCCAACTGTGTCTTATAACCTTATAACCGGGTACAGTAGTGTTTTCTAAAACCGACTGCCTGTTTGACCTCCCTTATACAGCGAGTCAGACTGgtagtcagactttctagcatCTAACTAcaagtaacgactgtcaaatatgtggAAATAACAGCCGCGACAcataatttaacgtgtcttccgaaacacgaaggaactcgttatgaaataCATGGTATCCCGTCTACGGACCGACCATATCAAGCTAAACCTTTAATCTATCTATAAAAAGCCCTGAAGCTCTTCCAATCGAATACTTACATTAGTATGAGAATATTCATATCCATCAGGATTCGTAACAGGTATAATAATCCATTCAAGATCTTTGATAAATTTACTCTCTTCCAGAATCTGATCCACAACGTTTAAGGCAGCAGGAATAGTGATCCAGTCTCTTGGATTGATAGCAGCTTCTACCACAACAATAGGTTTAACAGTTGCTCGTGATGTAGATGTAGCTGCATTTGTAACTTTGATATAAACCAATTTTCTATTCTGTTCTGTGATTCCATATTGTATGACGTCGAATTTCACAGCACTGCCTTTGTATTTTTCTTCCAGCGAATCTAGGTATTTAAGAATCtgtaaatgaaacatttttgaaattaatactttagtgttgaaataaaaacctccttttaaacacattttaaacGTTAAGTTGTGACCTAACCTAAACTTATGGGTATTATAAACTCGTCTTTTccattagttttgttttgtcttgTGTTTCATCTGTTTTTAGTTTAATGACAAGTTTACCTTcaagtttttaatcaatttctaGATTTACTTCTATTTCGTTAACGTATTCAAAAACCTCATTGGCACGAGTTAATACCATAATCACCCAGTACGTCAAACTTatgattaaacaattttaatacattgatAAACAATCCAATCGCTCTCAATAAACAAAGAacacaattacattttttatgtatacaaatgttaataacattattaattatgctGTCATTTACTTACATCGTCATATCGCTGATAAGCTTTGATATCGAACGGTGTTTCGGGTTGGTTATcatcaatttcaatattacCATCACCAgaattatcatcatcataatcaccGACATAGTCTGTATCGGATCGAACATAATTTATCGTGTTCTCTGCTTTCATGAGGTGTctggaattaaattttaattcattatttccaATGTCTTTTGAATGGGCATTGACGAAATCTTTTTGATCATTATCTTCATTCGATTTAACTTAATTAGAAATAGTATTATAGTGATGTAAATGGTAGTTTATTAAATCGTTTGAGTGTATCTAAACATGATTAGTGATCAAATGTTATGTTTCAGCTTACTACGTATCAGCGATATCTAGATTGCATTGCACAATTTCTTtatcgttattatttattaactttatttgcCATCggaataatttcattatttttataataaattttaaatgcaaaagaGAGATTTAGCAAGTGATGATTTCTTTGTAAAATGCATATGAATTCAAAAAGTCATGAGTGtgccgggatttgaacctacaAGCTTTACTTGGCAGTTCAATGGTCATACCAATGGGATATGACTGCCATTAAATATCAACTTATGAGTGACAATATAATTACCCATAAGGCTTCTATCATTGAGACAATTACACTAGTGTGTTTGTTAACTTTTCAGAATCTGAATTGGCTAGATCGATTTTTatggaaatgtttattttggagATAGCTGACACTTGGATTAAGACAAGGGCTACTTTTACCAACCTTCTTTTAAGAGTTATATTTTGTAGCTATAACCGTCATTCAAGCACACAAAGCCGCGAGTAACAgctatttgatttataataaaacgtaaataaataattaaataggtcCTCTTGGCgcaaaactgtttttgaaaacGTCAAGTCGTTCGATGTAAAACGACTCCAGAAGCTAGACGAAAAGCGCCAAGCCCAAAAAGAGAAGCCTAAGCCGTCGTACACCtatactctcaattctgcgggtgaactttactgcagcgcttgcgaccgagtgtttagatccaaactcggtctagtagtcacatcagggctcgcgctaggaggtgaattgccaatggtcgccgttatcgaaaacgataaggaggactatatatatatataataaaacgttattttcttttagtaaaatttCTCATAGTTCCCAACCATCACAATgcttattagaatttatttttatctacctATCAGGTCCCTAGCAGTATATGATGTCCATTTTATCTAcaactatatttatttctcGTAAGTAATGGCAATAATTTTTACAATACCAATAAACTGTCGACCttgtatgataaaataattataattggatCCTAGTATTTTTACAACTGAGATAGTTGATAGTACAAGTGTACTTTggagtttagtttttgttttcaaaactctgtttaaaacaaaataacatcttGTATCGAGACCTAAGTATAGCATGTTAaaaagatttaccttttttaaatactatgtTTTTACTAAGGCAATTTAATTTTCAGTCGTAGGGGGTTTCTAACTTATACATGTCATTACCTTCGCTCTACTTAGTACAACCACTTACGAGGGATTTGCATTATTGATGCCGTATATTTAACTATCGTAGACTTcattcaaaacaacaaaatcatttGTAACTAATGTATCGGTTGCCCATATAGACTATCAAACATAAACGTCACACAAACAATCTTCCACCCTACTCACTCGTGAACATCTTCAATGTGGACATCCTTTTCCACCCCAATTGCTGTCAGCTGATCTTCAAACCAGTCGAAATGAGAAGGAGGCACCATGACCTTCCCTGTTGTGTTATGCTCAAAGTTCGGCAGTCTCCAGAAATCCAGCAGATCATTCTTCAAAGAAATGATGCGGTCTTGGTGACTTTGCGATTCTATGGCTATATTGTAAACTTTGtatctgaaattaaaacaatttaattaaatgaggCTCTGATCTAAGAGTTCTTAAACAAAGACCTTGAAATGTAAATAGGttttaagttttacaaatacaaGATAAGAATATACTTCTAGCCGATTTAGCGAACATAGCTCAGAGCAGAAAAACATAACATCTTGAATatgaaataaactaaattaaaagcGCTCAATCCCTTTAGAAAGTATGCcacacacagacagacacgtcaaacttataaagcccctctttttgcgtcggtaACCGTTGCATTTAAAAGTGCTTCAATCTTATCCCTCGTATAGCccagtaaaaaaatcaaaaactctCCTCAGGTTAATTGCATAAATCTGTATAGGAAATCTTATGTCAATTATTCCAGTCTATATTTAAACcaactcaatactcaatattttatttgctgaaATGTAAACTCAAATGTAcaacatcaacaaaaataattaaaagcattttgagTAAATTTTTCCCCTTTAAAATCCTCCCTCGACGTCCaaagttaattattacatttctctTTAACCGCCATAAAACAAAGCTAAGTGctttaaagcaataatatttCCCTGTCATTACATTCTCAGGTTggaacaacaaataaaaagaagacCATTCTGAGTCGTATTTTAATTCTTGGCTCCGTAccaaatatattcaaattttttGAACGGCGATTGTATTTTGAACTTTTCTTTTAAGCTTGATTCAAGTGAAAAGTATATAGTCAGGTGATTACTGAGAGCGAACTTTAcacaaatacttacaaaaaaacacttcaacacacaacaaatctaaaaaaaactaattcgtGAAAACCATATAAATTaactgaaatgtaaaaaaaaattccGTTTCACTAATTTTACCCTTGTGTCaagggaggtttcacaaacatttaagttcgatccacgaatgcttgtcctgagtctcggtgtctttgtacataccagttatttgtttattgtttatgataCCCTAAGAGACACAAATTATCCTTTTTAAGAGTTGATCATTGTACGGACCCCTTAAAAATAGTCTACAATTTTACTTTAGCCACTTATCTTTGCCGTCGTAAAGTTAATGAAGTGAAGTAAAGGTAACTcagaaatttattattgtagtattttttgCTTTACGAAAACGTTACaattgttaaatgttaaatatatttatcaaaaattttGTATGGTAttcaagatattattatattgttatatttgaaattattatattgttgcaATTCTtcaatcaattttgaaaatattacgtttaaagaggtatttttttaatgtttttaaattagaactttTTTGTACTAaacgacattatttttttccaatagaTTACATTAAGCAGAAGATAAGTGAGAGAAAAGTTCTTGACTTCAGATCCAACCAACACAATTATAACACAATATTTCAGAGTTTAATTCATcggatattataaaaaaagtctttTGAATGGCAGTGGCAGATTCTACGTTTTGTcaacataaagaaaatattggtaCTCCTTGGTCATTTTTAAGGCCTGAGAATCCTTATAGACACTCATCATTTACATCATCATTCTACCCCTACAAAAGAAGGAAGCggttagtgtcagactcttactaacTAAACTTAAACCACATTGCTACGTCTTcagattttcaataaataaataataataataaataaatgcgaacaacatcacatacattgttctgaacccaaagtaagttgctaaagcacttgtgttatggaattcagatacaacgaaggtaccacaaacacccagacccgagacaatgtagaaatgtgcatttttacattgacccgaccggggatcgaacccgggacctcagagctagcgtcaccttgaaaccggtgcgtgcgccactcgaccacggaggtcgtcaatgcAATGTCGGTGCAAGGCGACGGCAATACGTTACAATTCCTCATACAGATACAAACGTCTTAATACCAGATTACCATCTAAAAGAcagcaagaaaaataaaacaaaactcaccCTTTATACTCCTCATTCTTCGccgcaacaaaacaaaagaaaacagagaaaaaatatacaaaaaatatcatttttgagTTGATATATCACCGTTCACTACCAAACTGATAGATCAGttcaataatatatgtaaattgtttttatcttcGCGATAAAGTAATCCCTTTGATTCTGGTATTAAAAATTCGCGTGTTTTTTGAATGTATGAGATAGGTCAGGTGGTAACAAtggggtatttgactaaatctaataatatatctGCTTAGTTGGTTAAACAAATTACCGACAAATATTGTTTACGTATTTTGATTCTTTTTACATCACTAAAAAGTTAAGAATATGAAAAGGACTTTTTGCAGTGGTTGCTAGTTACATCACTTGCTattaaaaagcgtactggtaagtgacgtcacagtaGTTTTTAATTCACTGGATCCCCTTCCTTTTCTGTTTACAAAAATTACGTTACTAATATTTTTGGCAATCTGATTGATGGACTCAAAAGTTTGTTTTGGAACGTGGTGCCTGTCCAGTGATCATTGATTGTACTATAAGATCTTTAAGTCTGCTGTGATAGTGAAGTAGAGCCACATCTTACTCATGACGTCGTAAGATTAGCAAACGGAATCGTTATTTGCATGccaaagataattatttattaagattcattataaattatcttcGAACAGATAATTTGTAGGTGATTTTTAAGAAAcgtatttttacattataatgaacAACATCATTCTAGCCTTTTCAAAACTATGTTTGAGTCGGCTTACAGTAACCGGATgtagctaagcaccagtgttttagaaGTGACTGCCTATCctacctcttcaacccagttacctgggcaacacgataccccttaggcagactggctgtcagatttTCTAGTAACATAGATTGGCACCCATCGACGGACCGACcatatcaagcgtagcttaaaaTGTGCACAAATGGAGGTGTTCATCACAAGAACTTTATTCattggtgggaatcgaacccacgacctgcaACACCGTTGGTACAGCGGtccatataatataatacagtcactttaaattttagtaataaaaaaaaatgctttgaaaattttaagaagTCACTGCTatttccctaataaaataaaccaacacAAATCAAACAAGTTTAGATTCATCTATAATTACTGGTTCACCATCAACACTTGCATCCAATCATAAAACATCAAGACAATTTCTAATTCAAGACCATTCTACTTACCCccaaaaatataaagtcataatAATACACAAACATCTCGATGATGAATTCTGATTAGATGTCGAAACAATGTTAATACTTCAGATTATAGCTAATTTAGATAAGATTTTTTGCACAAAATGAAACGCGCGGAATCACTCGCGTGAAAAATGGCCACTCGATTATGggattaattttatcatttggaATCAAAATctgctaaataaatatatagtcT contains:
- the LOC113500051 gene encoding carboxypeptidase B-like, coding for MIFFVYFFSVFFCFVAAKNEEYKGYKVYNIAIESQSHQDRIISLKNDLLDFWRLPNFEHNTTGKVMVPPSHFDWFEDQLTAIGVEKDVHIEDVHEHLMKAENTINYVRSDTDYVGDYDDDNSGDGNIEIDDNQPETPFDIKAYQRYDDILKYLDSLEEKYKGSAVKFDVIQYGITEQNRKLVYIKVTNAATSTSRATVKPIVVVEAAINPRDWITIPAALNVVDQILEESKFIKDLEWIIIPVTNPDGYEYSHTNLRLWTKSRSTRSNLGIICPGVNINRNFDLDWLHFDSSSSPCSHLYAGVEAFSEIEAQMIKDIIQENKSRIKLYISLQNNGGYISYPWNYERAASGMFRQHHLLGLEMVKSMKNPYKLGVGSSIFDRASGTSSDYARENDILYTFNIDVAQGDDGVVIPETDIGEIVDDVWKAIAVAADEMIKLYV